In Monomorium pharaonis isolate MP-MQ-018 chromosome 3, ASM1337386v2, whole genome shotgun sequence, a genomic segment contains:
- the LOC105840266 gene encoding outer dense fiber protein 3: protein MEGKETKPLSCTIKGPGPVYKLPTLVGYSGHDPSRHRNPAYSIRPRIGIKSFVIGPGPHYDVRNLTKSGRDNQPAYTIRGRESWSLRDYSPGPGAYSPELCPPMNHSHRAPAYSIKSRGVTKFLDEGPGPNSYLLPTCIGPKVPDKSTQGAFSITGHRKTYKEIVGPGPAAYIKINYDMIKRRSPAYSLKGRHILLERYHSPAPIFYPLYDIQKRSPMYSFGIRHSECAGIPMTQLDED from the exons atgGAAGGCAAAGAAACTAAACCATTAAGTTGTACCATAAAag GTCCTGGACCAGTTTATAAACTGCCAACGTTAGTTGGATACAGTGGCCATGATCCGTCACGACATAGAAATCCAGCATATAGTATACGTCCTCGAATTGGTATTAAAAGTTTTGTGATAGGGCCCGGTCCTCATTATGATGTCAGAAATTTAACAAAGTCCGGGCGAGATAACCAACCCGCTTACACAATCAGAGGAAGAGAATCATGGAGtt TGCGGGATTACTCTCCAGGACCTGGAGCATATTCTCCCGAATTGTGTCCACCAATGAATCACAGTCATAGAGCGCCAGCTTACAGTATCAAGTCACGAGGAGTAACAAAATTCCTAGATGAAGGACCTGGACCGAATTCATATCTTTTACCGACGTGCATAGGGCCCAAAGTACCTGATAAATCTACTCAGGGTGCATTCTCTAT CACTGGTCATCGTAAGacatataaagaaattgtgGGCCCAGGACCAGCTGCATACATCAAAATAAACTATGATATGATAAAACGACGCAGTCCGGCGTACAGTCTGAAAGGACGACACATTTTATTGGAAAGATATCATAGTCCGGCACCAATCTTTTATCCATTGTATGATATCCAAAAACGTTCACCTATGTATTCATTTGGTATAAGGCATAGTGAATGCGCTGGAATACCTATGACTCAGTTGGAtgaggattaa
- the LOC105840265 gene encoding outer dense fiber protein 3 isoform X1 — protein sequence MPPKKERKRRKDADKSRKKTLEKKESIICHFITPGPKYQLKTLIGYKNHCISKYQNPAYTFGRHFVFEVVKTPGPKYVIKGHRLEGFTFGHALKHRDIVVGPGPKYMLPNVRCGPFFSIKWRSESRKTGETPGPYYIKPITDAPAFSMGLRTAAGKRITSAGFHYSYNLNAVKPKAPMYTIASRAAYQFPNISDSPGPIYAVLSPKPIPAFSFGVKHSKCAPPYITKCDEQC from the exons ATGCCACCGAAAAAGGAGCGCAAAAGGCGTAAAGATGCCGATAAAAGTAGAAAGAAAACTTTAGAGAAAAAGGAATCCATTATCTGTCATTTTATCA CTCCAGGACCAAAATATCAACTTAAGACACTTATCGGCTATAAAAATCACtgtatttcaaaatatcaaaatccAGCGTATACATTCGGTCGTCATTTTGTTTTCGAAGTGGTAAAAACCCCAGGACCAAAATACGTGATCAAGGGCCACAGACTTGAGGGATTTACTTTCGGACATGCCTTAAAACATCGTG ATATCGTAGTCGGACCTGGTCCAAAATATATGTTGCCGAATGTTCGTTGCGGCCCTTTCTTCTCAATTAAATGGAGGTCCGAATCGAGGAAAACTGGTGAAACGCCAGGACCTTATTACATTAAGCCTATAACTGACGCGCCAGCATTTTCCAT GGGACTACGCACAGCTGCGGGAAAACGTATAACTAGTGCGGGTTTTCATTATTCTTACAATTTAAACGCAGTGAAACCAAAAGCACCAATGTACACTATCGCTAGTAGGGCAGCATACCAATTTCCGAACATTTCTGACAGTCCGGGTCCGATATACGCTGTCCTGTCACCCAAACCGATTCCAGCCTTTTCGTTTGGTGTAAAACATAGCAAATGTGCTCCACCTTACATCACCAAATGCGACGAACAATGCTAA
- the LOC105840265 gene encoding outer dense fiber protein 3B isoform X2 yields MPPKKERKRRKDADKSRKKTLEKKESIICHFITPGPKYQLKTLIGYKNHCISKYQNPAYTFGRHFVFEVVKTPGPKYVIKGHRLEGFTFGHALKHRDIVVGPGPKYMLPNVRCGPFFSIKWRGLRTAAGKRITSAGFHYSYNLNAVKPKAPMYTIASRAAYQFPNISDSPGPIYAVLSPKPIPAFSFGVKHSKCAPPYITKCDEQC; encoded by the exons ATGCCACCGAAAAAGGAGCGCAAAAGGCGTAAAGATGCCGATAAAAGTAGAAAGAAAACTTTAGAGAAAAAGGAATCCATTATCTGTCATTTTATCA CTCCAGGACCAAAATATCAACTTAAGACACTTATCGGCTATAAAAATCACtgtatttcaaaatatcaaaatccAGCGTATACATTCGGTCGTCATTTTGTTTTCGAAGTGGTAAAAACCCCAGGACCAAAATACGTGATCAAGGGCCACAGACTTGAGGGATTTACTTTCGGACATGCCTTAAAACATCGTG ATATCGTAGTCGGACCTGGTCCAAAATATATGTTGCCGAATGTTCGTTGCGGCCCTTTCTTCTCAATTAAATGGAG GGGACTACGCACAGCTGCGGGAAAACGTATAACTAGTGCGGGTTTTCATTATTCTTACAATTTAAACGCAGTGAAACCAAAAGCACCAATGTACACTATCGCTAGTAGGGCAGCATACCAATTTCCGAACATTTCTGACAGTCCGGGTCCGATATACGCTGTCCTGTCACCCAAACCGATTCCAGCCTTTTCGTTTGGTGTAAAACATAGCAAATGTGCTCCACCTTACATCACCAAATGCGACGAACAATGCTAA